The sequence below is a genomic window from Lolium perenne isolate Kyuss_39 chromosome 4, Kyuss_2.0, whole genome shotgun sequence.
TCATGATTTCGCTCTTCAGCGCGCCATAGACCCTATACGACAGCTCTTGCCACGTGAGGTTACCGGGGATGATCTTGAGCTTCTGCTTGACTACTCCGTTCATGATACCGCCGATGGCGTTGGGGTCAGAAGCGGCCTCCTGGTTGCTGAGGTATCTTGAGTACTTCGTCAGGTGGGTATTGCTGGCCGCTGCCGAGGTAGTCGTGGACACCGGGTCCATGCCGCTGTCAAGCAAGAAATTGTACACGTCCTGCATGCAGAGGTAACAATTAGCTATATGCAATGTCATGGTACAATTAGTTATATACAGTACGTGTCATGAAGAAGGGGAATGATACAGAAAGCTAGCTGTGACAGTAGCTAGTGATTATAAACACTTACGACGCTGGCACTCTTGGAGTCGATAAACTGCAGCAAGTTATTCCACGAGCTCCACGCTTCATAGAACTGCCCAGCCGCGATCTGTTGCTGCGCCGTAGCCGCCATCCTGAAACAAGAAGGATTCGGCTGGTGATGGGAAGGTTCCCTAACCTCTTTGTACGTAGGCATATATTCAGAACTAATGTTTACGCTTTGGCGGCGTCGCCGGCATTGTCGTCCAGCCTCGACACCTCCAGGAGCAGCGGAGCGTACGAGAGCTGCATCGCTCATTGGTTTCAGCAGGTTCTTATCCACGCATTAGGAAGATCCAAGAAACGGCCGATTTTGCTGCTCACCGTGAAATCCTCGGGCGAGACGAAGCTATCGCCGAGCGCGACGCCGCCTAGGGTGAGGTTGAGCTGGCCGGCGCGGATCGCCCTGGCGAGGGAGACGCCGAGCGTGGCGGCGTACTTGCCACCGTAGGATTCGGCGACGAGGAAGAGCGGGCTACCCTGCTGCAGGGCGGGCACCTGCGTGGCGAGCGACTTGACGAGCGCGGTGGCGTCGGCGGCCGCCTCCCAGTCGGTCTTCACCAGCAGGCTCGGGTCCTCCACGTAGCTGTACCCGACGCCCACAGGGTTGTCCTGCCATgccatgcacacaacacaacacaaGGAATACGTTACCACTTGGCCGGCGCTACATCGAAACGGCTAGCGAGGAGAGGAATGTGGGATTCCTTGAGTACTGAGTACTGACCACAAAGATGAGGTCGGCCTTCTGCAGCCAGGTCGAGTTGCGTGGATTCAGCCCGACGTCCAGCGGTCCGATCTCCAGGAAGTTGCCGATCCCGACGCCCGACGCTCCCTGATCCAACACAACATACGATTAGCTTTTTCCCGGTGTCAAATTCTCCCTTACTAGCATGAGACAGAAATGTATGGATCACATACTGGGCCTCCTTGCAGCCAGAGGACGGTCGGCCATGGCTTGGACGGCGTCGACACCCTCTGGGGGCTCTTGTAGTACCACCAGAACAGGTTTGCCTCTATAGCGCAAAAGAAAGAGAAAGAGCTTCAGAATTCTTGGGGATGAAATGATGGATCCATAGCCAGCAAACAAGGGATTATGCATTTATGCGTGTTAATTACTTGGCCGGACTTCGACATATCCCCAGAGCTCACTGCCGTCAGGGGCGCCGGTGGTGACCGTGGCGGCGGAGCTGGCGCCGAGCAGAGAGAGCATCAGGAGGGAGATCAGAGCTAGAGGACGGCAGTACGTGTCCATTTTCAAATTGGCACTTGCAGATACTGTGGTGCAGCCAGTAACAGGCGTTTACGCGTCTAAATAGGAGCCGCGATTGCCGTCCTATCCTTTACGTTGCGTATAAACAAGTGTTTCATCGGGAAATCTAAGGCGCACGGCAGCTGGCCAGCAACACCAGTAGTAACGCCGTCCGGCCGGTCACACTTATGCCGGCAATTCCTAGGCCGCAGCGACGCCAGTGGCCTCTCTCGGCGGCCGCGGCCGCAGACAAAGTTTGATGAGTTGAGTTCTCTTCCTTTTTCACCGAGCTGTATCTTGTACCGGCGTCAACAATGTTATACCAAATGCCAACGCGGATCCTGTTTTGAGTTGCCGCCCGCGATCTAGTCTAGGCAATGCAAAGCAGATTTATTTGAAAAAACTC
It includes:
- the LOC127328514 gene encoding serine carboxypeptidase-like 51, producing MDTYCRPLALISLLMLSLLGASSAATVTTGAPDGSELWGYVEVRPKANLFWWYYKSPQRVSTPSKPWPTVLWLQGGPGASGVGIGNFLEIGPLDVGLNPRNSTWLQKADLIFVDNPVGVGYSYVEDPSLLVKTDWEAAADATALVKSLATQVPALQQGSPLFLVAESYGGKYAATLGVSLARAIRAGQLNLTLGGVALGDSFVSPEDFTLSYAPLLLEVSRLDDNAGDAAKAMAATAQQQIAAGQFYEAWSSWNNLLQFIDSKSASVDVYNFLLDSGMDPVSTTTSAAASNTHLTKYSRYLSNQEAASDPNAIGGIMNGVVKQKLKIIPGNLTWQELSYRVYGALKSEIMKPRIDEIDELLSYGVSVTVYNGQLDVICSTSGAEAWVQKLKWDGLKNFTSLPRQPLSCGSSKLTQAFVRSYENLHFYWILGAGHFVPANQPCIALDMIGSITQSPAT